A window of the Dictyostelium discoideum AX4 chromosome 4 chromosome, whole genome shotgun sequence genome harbors these coding sequences:
- the hbx12 gene encoding homeodomain containing protein (Similar to HOX), translated as MTSTANNNTSFYCNNNNSNNNININCCSNTGHNGNNTTETTLTTVNEERCAPTPTPTSTPPHGSALNIQNSNNGCNNIIGSSSNTLSTPSVQATPPTPPPSSSSLLVQPMIVTPSPVVATTSSLITNDDNLNSSTNYLMLPHQAQSSAMTIVQPPPPSTPLSSSSTVVPASTPPPSVMTPITTIQTTATPPSLQPTIHHQTALSFLGYTYNEQYQQNICQLYHQLNANGNGNGNGNGNHNNNNNNYNYNNNSFYQHQQHQHGLYYNQFPIPMNSSVPIIPTQQYIGTKQPQSQSQSQQLQPQPQPQPQLQPQLQSQPQSQQLKRKEASYHNNNNNNNNNNNNNNNNNNNNNNPYNRPTKKIMVSQGLPPISSSPSFQNLNNKYFDFNQPITRNNYNQVNYNNNNNNNNNNNNNYNNISNNNPCNNNNNNKPNNNPNNNNSNSNKTYINKQHRDYGYENNNNNNNKTFQQTSQQQQQQQQQIYKKQNCNNYIDESGDDESGEEYQNYQPYQQYQNFKQNNKDNNNNDDDDDDDDDEEEEEEEEDDNDNCNGNDSYDEENNNNNNNNNNNNQFKNESIIIGDNYYEIINDRIKSIKQKLHFLEKNSKFQWIREKSFNFINEFTGESVVNEELGIRGSKDFSYLKYKTLNPSLDNYITQERIELKNPLIKANIEKLKKDFNFEITKINTTKSESLEIMKSIQQLSTTVRSPLLDRSDLKAQRNHIHGFFTLIIAHQKCLSFDFIYQMRPQSMDHQHGFSNTFTDDFTNGGGCSISDKKNRRTLNDQYKSFISDYFKNHSDHPYPNEDEKIIISALIDLSKYQRNNWFSNKRSREKNQRIVNLKKQIGFH; from the exons atGACATCAacagcaaataataata catcattttattgtaataataataacagtaataacaatataaacATTAATTGTTGTAGTAATACAGGTCACAATGGAAACAATACCACAGAAACAACATTGACAACAGTAAATGAAGAGAGATGtgcaccaacaccaacaccaacatcaacaccaccacATGGATCAgctttaaatattcaaaattcaaataatggttgtaataatattattggtaGTAGTTCAAATACATTATCAACACCATCAGTTCAAGCAACACCACCAACGCCACCACCTTCATCCTCATCACTACTAGTACAACCAATGATAGTAACTCCATCACCTGTAGTggcaacaacatcatcattaattactaatgatgataatttaaattcatcaacaaACTATTTAATGTTACCACATCAAGCACAATCTTCAGCAATGACAATTgtacaaccaccaccaccatcaacaccactatcatcatcatcaactgtAGTACCAGCATCAACTCCACCACCAAGTGTAATGACACCAATAACAACTATTCAAACAACAGCTACACCACCATCATTACAACCAACGATACATCATCAAACTGCTCTTTCATTCTTAGGCTACACTTATAAtgaacaatatcaacaaaatATCTGTCAATtatatcatcaattaaatgcTAATGGCAATGgcaatggtaatggtaatggcaatcataataataataataataattataattacaataataacTCTTtctatcaacatcaacagcaTCAACATGGTCTCTATTATAATCAATTCCCAATACCAATGAATTCTTCTGTACCAATCATTCCCACACAACAATACATTGGAACTAAGCAACCTCAATCTCAATCTCAAtctcaacaacttcaacctCAACCTCAACCTCAACCTCAACTTCAACCTCAACTTCAATCTCAACCTCAATCTCAACAactaaaaagaaaagaagcttcatatcataataataataataataataataataataataataataataacaataataataataataataataatccttATAATAGAccaactaaaaaaataatggtttCCCAAGGATTACCTCCAATTTCTTCTTCCCCATCATTTcaaaatctaaataataaatattttgatttcaACCAACCAATTACAAGAAATAATTACAACCAagttaattataataataataataacaacaataacaataataataataattataataatattagcaataataatccttgtaataataataataataataaacctaataataatcctaataataataatagtaatagtaataaaacctatattaataaacaacATAGAGACTATGGTTatgaaaacaataataacaataataataaaacattcCAACAAAcctcacaacaacaacaacaacaacaacaacaaatatataaaaaacaaaattgtaataattatattgatgaatctggtgatgatgaaagtGGGGAAGaatatcaaaattatcaaccataccaacaatatcaaaactttaaacaaaataataaagacaataataataatgatgatgatgatgatgatgatgatgatgaagaagaggaggaggaagaagaagatgataatgataattgtaATGGAAATGATAGTTatgatgaagaaaataataataataacaataataataataataataatcaatttaaaaatgaatcaataataattggtgataattattatgaaattataaatgatagaattaaatcaattaaacaaaaattacattttttagaaaagaaTTCAAAATTTCAATGGATTAGAGAGAAatcattcaattttattaatgaattcACAGGTGAATCAGTTGTTAATGAAGAGTTGGGTATTCGTGGTTCAAAAGATTTCTCATATTTAAAGTATAAAACTTTGAATCCATCATTGGATAATTATATAACTCAAGAGAGAATAGAATTAAAGAATCCATTAATTAAAGCAAATATTGAAAAGTTGAAAAAGGATTTCAATTTTGAGATTACTAAAATCAATACAACCAAATCTGAATCATTGGAAATCATGAAATCCATTCAACAATTATCTACCACCGTTAGATCACCATTGTTGGATCGATCGGATTTGAAGGCCCAAAGAAATCATATTCATGGTTTTTTCACATTGATAATCGCTCATCAGAAAtgtttatcatttgatttcaTCTATCAGATGAGACCACAATCAATGGATCACCAACATGGTTTCTCAAATACTTTCACTGACGACTTTACAAATGGTGGTGGCTGTAGTATTAGTGATAAAAAGAATCGTAGAACTTTAAATGATCAATATAAATCATTCATCTCTGACTACTTTAAAAATCATTCAGATCATCCTTATCCAAATGAGgatgaaaaaataatcatcTCTGCTTTAATTGATCTTTCAAAATATCAACGTAATAATTGGTTTAGTAATAAAAGAAGTAGAGAAAAGAATCAAAGAATtgttaatttgaaaaaacaaataggttttcattaa
- the CYP555A1 gene encoding cytochrome P450 family protein, whose protein sequence is MIIIVIVVFLFYFSFLNLNLNPKKKRPPSPITLPVIGNLISLLNNQPQNILFNYYKKYGKIYQLQYGIVNTVVLSEFDILKEAFIENGEVFIERYNKITKKFKSSENIVNSNGLIWKKLQSISIQELSPNIKIKKYEPMIINETNKLIDSFNEHIKSNESIDPTLNIKICFLNIIISFLFNFRYNDYKDEKVIQLVDYIHSIFRMGSHPIPQDYIPILNKFYINKTTKIHQKIFENIYEYIENQVQKRLEILNKNNNNNNNNINECFVDLLLLKFKSNLLTWNEVIKTTTDLMIAGSDTNSLFTIHLIIALTNRENIQNKVFNEILNFYILNENNKITFSNKSKTPYYNSVLKEVERRFTVSPLSQPHRTNKDIILNGYFIPSGSQIIQNVYSCHLNDKDWENPFQFNPDRFLNNNQLEKKLITFGMGPRNCLGFQFALMSIWIVNLILFKSIKFSSNKLIEEEIREGGTTLSPFPFKINLIKR, encoded by the exons atgataataattgtaatagttgtttttttattttatttttcttttttaaatttaaatttaaatcctaAAAAGAAAAGACCACCTTCTCCAATTACTTTGCCAGTAATTGggaatttaatttctttattaaataatcaaccacaaaatattttatttaattattataaaaaatatggtaaaatttatcaattacaatATGGTATTGTAAATACTGTTGTATTATCtgaatttgatattttaaaagaagcattcattgaaaatggtgaagTTTTTATTGaaagatataataaaattactaaaaaatttaaatctt CAGAAAATATTGTAAATTCAAATGGATTAATATGGaaaaaattacaatcaatttcaattcaagaattatcaccaaatataaaaattaaaaaatatgaacCAATGATAATCAatgaaacaaataaattaattgatagtTTCAATGAacatataaaatcaaatgaatcaatAGACCCaacattaaatattaaaatttgttttttaaatataattatatcatttttatttaattttagatataatgattataaagatgaaaaagtCATTCAACTTGTTGATTATATACATTCTATATTTAGAATGGGGTCACATCCAATTCCACAAGATTAtattccaattttaaataaattttatataaataaaactacaaaaattcatcaaaaaatatttgaaaatatatatgAATATATAGAAAACCAAGTTCAAAAACgtttagaaattttaaataaaaataataataataataataataatataaatgaatgttttgttgatttattattattaaaatttaaatcaaatctaTTAACTTGGAATGAAGttataaaaacaacaacTGATTTAATGATTGCTGGATCTGATACAAat tcACTTTTTAcaattcatttaattattgCATTAACAAATAGagaaaatattcaaaataaagtatttaatgaaattttaaatttttatatattaaatgaaaataataaaattacattttcaaataaaagtaaaacaCCATATTATAATTCAGTTTTAAAAGAAGTTGAAAGAAGATTCACAGTTTCCCCATTATCACAACCTCATAGAacaaataaagatattatattaaatggTTATTTCATACCAAGTGGTTctcaaattattcaaaatgtTTATTCTTGTCATTTAAATGACAAAGATTGGGAAAACCCATTCCAATTTAATCCAGatagatttttaaataataatcaattagaaaagaaattaattacaTTTGGAATGGGTCCTAGAAATTGTTTAGGTTTTCAATTTGCATTAATGTCAATATggattgtaaatttaatattatttaaatcaattaaattctcttcaaataaattaattgaagaagAAATTAGAGAAGGCGGAACAACATTATCACCATttccttttaaaattaatttaataaaaagataa
- the H2AZ gene encoding histone H2A yields MTESETTSKKVNKRVKPVPKSTKAGLIFPVGRIHRMLKNKVPLKRVSILSSVYLAAILEYLASEVLELTISQVSIQSKEYHNVRRISPRHLLLAIKTDEELDNLIRVSTTIAGGGVIPYIHEVLKKVEQKPTHPQQKQTIKSI; encoded by the exons ATG aCAGAATCAGAAACAACATCAAAAAAAGTTAACAAAAGAGTTAAACCAGTACCTAAATCAACTAAAGCAGGTTTGATT TTCCCAGTTGGTAGAATTCATAGAATGTTAAAGAATAAAGTACCATTAAAGAGAGTATCAATTCTATCGTCAGTTTATTTAGCAGCAATTTTAGAGTATTTAGCATCAGAGGTATTAGAATTAACCATCTCACAAGTTTCAATTCAATCTAAAGAATATCACAATGTAAGAAGAATTTCACCACGTCATTTACTTTTAGCAATTAAAACTGATGAAGAAttagataatttaattagagtttcaacaacaattgcTGGTGGTGGTGTCATCCCATACATTCATGAAGTTTTGAAAAAGGTTGAACAAAAACCAACTCATccacaacaaaaacaaacaattaaatcaatttaa
- the eIF5 gene encoding eukaryotic translation initiation factor 5, giving the protein MAQVNIRRDVEDQFYRYKMEVLQGKVEGKGNGIKTVIVNLPNIARDLDRQPEYITKFFEIEFNAKSNIENEKYSINGQYTVERLASALDKFISKFVLCSFCKNPETKFVIKKGVIEFKCAACGRVGPIDMKHKLTSYIVKNPPKAVSTKSTHDEALAQQPQIKKEKKSKKKKDDDDEEDDVVWFTDTSEKAAEERKKKAIGDSTSAVISMMADISVEPQSAKEEQDEDDEQEEGQEKESDPVSSISSFLETNPADQELMEKLDSVQEEFGLRSSATSKAAIEALCKNAENTIKFVKTQTALLKKISKRRDGKLGILLGFEELCVKDETLLKSIQGILKNLFDAGILTEENILKWYHQKAKSKVVIKACKDFIAWLETAEEEEEDEEEDEEDDS; this is encoded by the exons ATGGCGCAAGTTAATATTCGTAGAGATGTAGAAGATCAATTCTATAGATACAAAATGGAAGTTTTACAAGGAAAAGTAGAAGGTAAAGGTAATGGTATTAAAACTGTTATTGTCAATTTACCAAATATTGCAAGAGATTTAGATAGACAACCAGAAT acattactaaattctttgaaattgaatttaatgctaaatcaaatattgaaaatgaaaaatattcaattaatggtCAATATACAGTTGAAAGATTAGCATCAGCTTTGGATAAATTCATTagtaaatttgttttatgtTCCTTTTGCAAGAATCCAGAAACCAAATTTGTCATTAAAAAAGGTGTCATTGAATTCAAATGTGCCGCTTGTGGTAGAGTTGGACCAATTGATATGAAACATAAATTAACCAGTTATATCGTAAAGAATCCACCAAAGGCTGTCTCAACCAAATCAACTCATGATGAAGCTTTGGCTCAACAACCACAAAttaagaaagaaaagaaatctaAAAAGAAGAAGGATGACGACGATGAGGAAGATGATGTCGTATGGTTCACTGATACCTCTGAAAAGGCTGCTGAAGAGAGAAAGAAAAAGGCAATCGGTGATTCAACCTCTGCTGTCATTAGTATGATGGCTGACATTAGTGTCGAACCACAAAGTGCAAAGGAGGAacaagatgaagatgatgaacaAGAGGAAGGCCAAGAAAAAGAATCTGACCCAGTCTCTAGTATCAGTTCATTCCTTGAAACCAATCCAGCTGATCAAGAATTGATGGAAAAACTAGACTCTGTTCAAGAGGAGTTTGGTCTTAGAAGTTCAGCCACCTCTAAAGCTGCAATTGAAGCTTTATGTAAAAACGCTGAAAACACCATCAAATTTGTAAAGACTCAAACCGCTCTCCTCAAGAAAATCTCTAAAAGAAGAGATGGTAAATTGGGTATTTTATTAGGTTTCGAAGAATTATGTGTCAAAGATGAAACACTCTTGAAATCAATTCAAGGTATCTTGAAAAACCTTTTCGATGCTGGTATTCTCACTGAAGAAAATATCCTCAAATGGTATCATCAAAAAGCAAAATCAAAGGTTGTAATTAAAGCTTGTAAAGATTTTATTGCATGGTTAGAAACTgctgaagaagaggaagaagatgaagaagaagatgaagaagatgattcttaa
- a CDS encoding dihydrofolate reductase: MKVSIIVAVSKNNVIGTKAGDIPWELPKDLKHFRDTTHGFPCIIGRISLEAFGDLLPNRFNIIVSSKKEFINIREKIAINLPEYETGITEKGAQYVIVKSVKEAVDYAKDILKTDLVYICGGKGIYEDSQQYSHELIITDVDVHIEENDVVIYNPFPSNDERNKWKVVNQIHHPKDHQNNLDFSITYYVKNEEILIDYKVENQN, encoded by the exons atgaaaGTTTCAATTATAGTTGcagtttcaaaaaataatgttatAGGTACAAAAGCCGGTGACATTCCATGGGAATTaccaaaagatttaaaacattttagAGATACAACTCATGGTTTTCCATGTATTATT gGTAGAATTTCATTAGAAGCATTTGGAGATTTATTACCAAACagatttaatataattgtttcatcaaaaaaagaatttattaatattagagAGAAAATTGCAATTAATTTACCAGAATATGAGACAGGTATAACAGAAAAGGGAGCCCAATATGTTATTGTAAAAAGTGTTAAAGAAGCAGTTGATTATGCAAAAGATATATTGAAAACAGATTTAGTTTATATTTGTGGTGGTAAAGGAATTTATGAGGACTCACAACAATATTCACATGAATTAATTATCACCGATGTTGATGTTCATATTGAAGAGAATGATGTTGTAATTTATAATCCATTCCCTTCAAATGATGAAAGAAATAAATGGAAAGTTGTAAACCAAATTCATCACCCAAAAGatcatcaaaataatttagatttcTCAATTACGTATTATgttaaaaatgaagaaatattaatagattataaagttgaaaatcaaaattaa
- a CDS encoding AAA ATPase domain-containing protein, whose product MNIESTTNSIIPNNDIISGVGGGDGGGGINFGLLGMLFGAPLLGSNSNNNSSNNNNYNNNSSIIGNNQYDMIKFGIIIFLVTWVIGLIKSYLISIIDLIKNRFYFTAHLTYPDSMFIYFLEWLSSKQDSTIIGTRGVSVMTRYQNVESEDGGQMDIKLLPTGTQWLWYNGYLISIVRVTASKRSFDGIKDDSLDVTVYGGNKNIINSILETAVEYSVTLNKDKTKIYSLDQSSTFWECIACQNKRLVDSVFLDENISEKVVNDLTNFIHGKKWYTDTGVPYRRGYLLYGPPGSGKTSFILSMAGNFGKSISIMNMSKGIHDGNIHSIIQKCNKDTILVLEDIDAVFVKRKNNSAAGNDVLTFSGLLNAIDGLASSDGRILMMTTNHLERLSPALIRPGRIDLKVKFDYASNHQIELMFKRFFDQKYHYLIDSINSKLENHQISTAQLQGWFIIHRNSPLNLLPTCDDFITQCTSETTSNDKITKEMLDDEIKSYDDDDEEESINNNIKLNKKYNSNGNNNYQKDDKKPSVLSPSNSESLDNRNDDNEEIYEDNNNNELFDCKYTGNSTTRKRKV is encoded by the exons atgaatattgaGAGTACAACAAATAGTATTATtccaaataatgatattatatCAGGTGTAGGAGGAGGAGATGGTGGTGGCGGTATTAATTTTGGACTATTAGGAATGTTATTTGGAGCACCATTATTAGgaagtaatagtaataataattcatcaaataataataattataataataatagtagtataaTTGGAAATAATCAATATGATATGATCAAATTTggaattataatatttttagttaCATGGGTAATTGGATTAATAAAATCTTATTTAATTAgtataattgatttaattaagaatcgattttattttacagcACATTTGACATACCCAGATTcaatgtttatttattttttagaatgGTTAAGTTCAAAACAAGATTCAACAATCATTGGTACACGTGGTGTTAGTGTGATGACAAGATACCAAAATGTAGAATCAGAAGATGGTGGTCAAATGGATATCAAACTATTACCAACCGGTACCCAATGGTTATGGTATAACGGTTACTTGATTTCAATTGTTCGTGTAACGGCTTCAAAACGTTCATTCGATGGTATTAAAGATGATTCATTAGATGTCACTGTTTATGGTGGTAATaagaatattataaattcaatattagAAACTGCCGTTGAATATTCTGTAACTTTAAATAAGGATaag acAAAAATTTATAGTTTAGATCAATCATCAACATTTTGGGAATGTATTGCATGTCAAAATAAGAGATTAGTTGATTCAGTATTTTTAGATGAAAATATTAGTGAAAAGGTTGTCAATGATTTGACTAATTTCATACATGGAAAGAAATGGTATACCGATACTGGTGTACCTTATAGACGTGGTTATTTATTGTATGGTCCACCGGGATCGGGCAAAACTTCATTTATCTTATCGATGGCTGGTAATTTTGGTAAATCAATTAGTATTATGAATATGAGTAAAGGCATTCACGATGGTAATATTCATTCGATCATTCAAAAGTGTAATAAAGACACTATATTGGTATTGGAGGATATCGATGCCGTTTTCGTAAAGAGAAAGAACAATTCAGCAGCTGGAAATGATGTTTTAACATTTAGTGGACTTTTAAATGCAATCGATGGTTTGGCATCCTCTGATGGTAGAATATTAATGATGACAACTAATCATTTGGAAAGATTATCACCTGCTTTAATTAGACCTGGCCgtattgatttaaaagttAAATTTGACTATGCTTCAAATCatcaaattgaattaatgttTAAACGTTTCTTTGATCAAAAATATCATTATCTAATCgattcaatcaattcaaaattgGAAAATCATCAAATTAGTACCGCTCAATTACAAGGTTGGTTCATTATTCATCGTAATTCACctttaaatcttttaccAACTTGTGATGATTTCATTACTCAATGTACATCTGAAACTacttcaaatgataaaattacaaaagaaATGttagatgatgaaattaaatcttatgatgatgatgatgaagaagaatcaattaataataatattaaattaaataaaaaatataatagtaatggtaataataattatcaaaaagaTGATAAAAAACCAAGTGTTTTATCACCTTCCAATTCAGAATCTTTAGATAATagaaatgatgataatgaagaaatttatgaagacaataataataatgaacttTTTGATTGTAAGTATACTGGTAACTCAACAactagaaaaagaaaagtttaa